The Microbacterium schleiferi genome contains the following window.
GATGAGCGCAGCTACACCCGCGACACCGTGGCCATCGCTCGCCACGGCGAGCACCCGTGGGAGCGGATGTACACCCTCGGCCATGCCGCCGCCGAGATCCGCCGCCGCGCGACCGCCGACGGCACACCCGTTCTTGTCCTGATCGATGAGCTGGCAGCGGTCGCCGCCACGGAGGATGCGGCGGAAGACGAGGAAATCGCCCGTATCGCCCGGGAGCGTCCCGCCGACAGTGCGGAGGTGGCGCGCTCCGATCTCGCCCGGAAATTCGGGATCGATCTCGACGAACTCTAGGAACATCTAGCGGTGTCTACCGAAACGCTAGACACCGCTAGATTCTGCTAGACATCCGTCACATGCGAGGAGCGTTAGCCGTGAGTGAGTATCCGTGGTTCGACTTCGACCGAGTCGACTACGTCACCGCGGACACCCACTTCAGCCACGCCCGGATCAGCGAACTCGCGGACCGTCCATTCACCACCGTCAACGAGATGAACACCGAGCTCATCCGCCGCTGGAACGAGACGGTCGCCCCGACAGATGTGGTGCTACATCTCGGGGATGTCGCGCTCGGGCCGATCGAGGAATCGATCACCCTCACCGCGCAGCTGAACGGTCACCGGTACCTCGTCCCCGGGAACCATGACCGGGTCTCACCAGCGACACAGTCCAGGAAGGCGATCGAACGGTTCGCGCCGCTCTACGAGGCGGCCGGGTGGACGATTCTGCCGGAGGTCATCGAAGGCACCCGGCACGGCTACCGGATCCTCGCATCCCACTACCCGTACAAGGGCGACTCGCAGGAGTCGGACCGACACACGTCGCACCGGCCCCGCTGGGACGATGGGATCCCGCTGTTGCACGGTCACACGCACGCACGCGACCACGGCCCGAATGGGCACCAGTTCCACGTCGGCGTCGACGCCCACGCATACGCGCCCATCCCGTTCACCGTCATCGACGAGTGGGTCCGGGGCCTACCGGATGTCGAGCCGTGGCTCGATGTGGCGGTCCGTGAAGCCCGTCAACTCCTCGCCAACCTCGACGCCACCGAAACCTCGAACTCCGACGCGATGTTCTACACGATGGGCTACAACGAACTGCGCGTCGCGCTGGAGGAACTCCTCGGCGCGCTCTACTCTTCCCACCCCGACTCCCCCGGGAACACCGCCAAGGCTTAGGACTGCCTCGGACGCGCTTTCGGCGCGGGCGACGGTATGAACAGTTCGCCTGCCGCGGGGCCGGATCGGAGGGTCCGCGGTTCTCGTCGGAAGCGGATCCATCCACAACGCTGCCAGTGCACCATCGTCAGGTACCGCGGCGACGACGACGTCCAGGCAGCCTGATGCTCCGCGGCGCTGAGATCGTGCGACGCGAGCTCCGGGAATACTTCCCGGAAGGTCGGGGATTGGCCGTGTTCGCGGGCGTAGCGATGGAGGAATGTCACAGCGCGACGCGCCCACACCGGCGCCGTCTCGTCAGCGGTGAGTTCAATGAACAGCGGCGCGAGGTGAGGTGCCGACCACGGCTTGTCCTCCCGGCCTGAGTCGGCCGACACCACGCATTCCTTGCCCTCGACCGTCATCGCAGAGATCCCACCCCGGACTCAGCTCCGGTCACGGGTGTCGTCGGGTGCGCGTTGCGTGTCGGCGGGACCCGCAGGCTCCTCGCCCTGATCTCGTCCTCCAGCTCGGCTGCTGGATGAACCCGCATCCATGACTGCCTTCAGCGCCGTGGTGTACTTCTCTCCTGTCACCTTCACGCGTTCCCGCGCGTCGTGCCGCAGCCGACTGGAAGTTCGTTTCTTCTGCGTCATGCCGACGTCCTTCGCGTGTCTGGAATTCGAGTATTCGTCGATGGCTCGACGGGAGTGCTGCGACGGAGTCCGTGAGCCTGTGATGGGCCCCGCGGGGCGGGCGGGTCAGATCGTTGCCTGCCTGCGTCCGAGGTAGACCCGTTGATGCGCGCCCCGCGTGGGCGGACCGGGATGCCGGCGCTATGCAAATGCCGGTTGATGGTCATCTCGCTACAGCCGGCGAGCTGCGCGATCTGTGCGATGGTCCAGTGCTTCGTTTCATAGTGATCGCGGAGCCAACGGGGGTCGAGGTCGAAGGTGCGGGGTCGTCCCCTTCGAGTCCGGGTGCCCGCGTCGGCGAGAATGCGACCCACTGTCTGCCGAGACACCCTCGTGTCTGCGGCGATCGTGTAGGTGGAAGCTCCCGCCGCGTACACCTGCGTCAGCCGGTCTGGTGGCATGGCTTCTGTCGCTGTCGCTCGTGCCGGCCGGATGGGCGGCCACGACGGCGCGATCTGGGGTCCGACTTCCGGGAGCTGAGGGGTGGGTTCGGGTGTCCAGGTGACGGGCTCCTGAATGCCGTTGGCGACGAGGAACTCTGCGGCGATCTGATCGAGCGCCGCCCGCACCGCCGGCGGGAGCTCCTCTACGAAGCGGGCTACGGCGGGCGGGCTCGCCCTGGTCGTGTGCCACGCCGTAGGCATCGCACGCAGCGGGTTCCCGGAGAGTTCTTGGTACAGGGCTGCGCGCGCCAACTCCCAGCGTCGTCCGCTCCCTGGGGACACGCCCGCGTCCCGGCAGAGCTGCCCCCACTGTGATTCGGGCAGGAGATCGGTGTAGTCGAGGTGGCGGCGGCGGGCGTAGTCGATGGGCACGTCTTGCGTGTCCAATAGAGCTGCCAGGCGGAGGACCGCGTGCAGGGTCGTCACGTGGTGAGTGCTGCGGCCCAGCTCACGCATCACGTGCGTCACCTGCCGTGACGGTGCGTGCGGATCGAGCAGCGCGAGCGCGGCGGAGTGTGTGAGCCTCGTGCCGGTAAACACGACCGCTGCTGCCAGCGCGGACGCGGCGATCTCGTTGTCGACCCGCAGTGGGGCGTACTGGGCGATCCAGTCCCCCCACAACTGTGCCGGCACTTTCCGTGCTCGCTCTTCCGGGCTGACGCCCGACGGCGGTGCGGACTGCAGAAACACGGTGGGGCGGCGGCGGCGACCCAGCGCGGCCGCGATCAGGGTCTGTAGTTGTGGTGTGTGCGCGGTGTACGACGTGCTGTGCGCCAGCCGCCCCTGCAGCAGGGAGATGATCGCGGCCGGATTGGTCAGTGCGCGGTGACCGAGGGTGGTGCCGACAGCGGCCCCGACGGCAGAGTCTGGTCGCGCCCGGATCGCCCTCGTCCAGTCCTCGCTCATCTCGAACAGCCCAATGAGCTCCCGGCCCAGCGGGCTCGCGTCGATGCTGTGACCGCCGACGATTGCGTCCCGCGCGGTGCGGGACAGTAGCCGAATGTCTTCCAACACAGGCACGGCCGGCTGCGGTGCATCAGCATAGATCCCGAACTGCGCCTGACCGGTGGAGACGATGCGCATCATCGCCCGTTGCGCATCCAGCACCGCCTGCGGCACCGGCGTGCGGGTCCGGTCCTCGGTGAGGTCCGCGCGACACCGGTTGGCCTGCGGACCCCTCCCCGGACCCCGCACGGGATTGTGGCAACGCCCGGGAACGGGAACAAGTGCGAGCGGGTGAGCGCGGTGTCGGGCAGGAAGATCACAGGTCTGGCACCGATCCACGAGAAGGCGGCGGTGGCGGGCACAGGCGAACCCGAACGGGAACTGCCACGACATCCGCCACCGTCCACCCGAATCGACCAGGCATTCCGGGCAGTATCGTCCCGCGGTCCCTGCAGCCGGGCATTGCGCGCTGATCCGACCCTGCCGGGTATAGCGGATCGCGTGACGGGCGAAGCGCATCCTCGTCATCTCGTGAAACTGATCGGCAGGGATGCCCGTGGAAGCCTCAAGCCGGGCAGCCTGCTCCTCGGTGAGGGTTGTGGCCCACTTGTCCGCCATCCACGCGGTCGCCGATACAGCCAAACCCTTCTCCTGCTCGATGAGACCGAGCGCGCATGCCATCTCGTTCATCGTCGCCCCATAGGTGGCCGCCATCTTCTCCAGCCAGGAATCGAACGGCTCATCCGGCAGTGGCCGCACCCGAAACGGCAGCACCCGCACCTCGTCGGAACGCGTCGCGGCCTTGCCGGTCATGCGGCTGCCACCTCGCCACCCTGGGTCTTTCGGCGGCGGCCCGCTCTCTGGCTTCGAAGCTGCCGTTCCAGCTTCGCCTCCAGCTCACGACGTTCCGTCTCGGCGCCCTCGTCGATGCGAATATCATCGAGCAGCTCCCGATCGATGCGTTCCCTGCCGGTGCGGATTGCGCGCGATGCGCCGCGGCGGATCAGGTCCATCAGCGACCCGATGTTCCCGGTCGTGCGGGCGAACAGGTACCGCGAGAGGTCGACGAGCATCCCGTCTCTCCCGTCGGTCAGCACGAGGGCCTGGTCGATGCCGAACAGCAGCCGGTCCCATTCATCGCGGCCGCGTTTGTGGGCGAGGGTGAAAGGTTCCAGGCTGAGGACTGTCCACCGTCGGAAGGTCTGCGCCATTGCTGCGCCTTCGCCGGTCTGGCCCTCCCCGACGAGTCCCCGCTTGCGGAGGGCGACACCGGCGAACAGGAACGTGGCGTTGTATTCATTCGAGAGCCACTTCAACTGGTTCGCGACCTCTACCCCGTCACGGGTATTCATCCGCAGGAAGTGGAGATCATCAACGATCACCAGGCGCGTGTCGTGGCGTTCGATGCACTCCGCGGCTGCCCGGGCAAGATCTCTACCCGCCATCGAGCGGTGCAGGATCCCGGCGGTGGCGGGGTGGGCGTAGAACCCGAGGATCATCATGTGCAGACCCTTGATCGTCGGCCGGCCCGTCAACGTCACATGACACACCGGCAGGTGCCGCACGTCCCGGTCCTGATCCAGCCACTCCCCGGCCTCCGCGATCCGCTGCTGGTGGAACACTCGACCGAAGTTGTTCACCACCGTGGACTTCCCGAGCGCCGGCGGCGCGTCGATCGCCGCCGCTGACTTCACCCGGTCGGCGTCTTGCAGGTTCGAGTCCAGGATGTCGCCGAGTTGCAACTCGATCTCCTGCACCTGTCGGGTGCGCAGCAGGATGTTCGCGTGCCACTGACGCCGCGCCAAGTCATACCCGACACGCTCCTGCGTGGATAGCGCCGCCAGCCGCTTCAGCGTGAGGGTGTCCGGACGGGTCCGGGCTGGGCGTTCTGCGAAGTCGTTCCACCCCTCGTAGGTGGACAGGCTCCGCTGCCGTGCTCCCGCCTGCGGCTGGGGCTGGGTGGTTGTCATCGGAGCATCTCCATCGGCTCGAAGCGGTAGTCGCCACGGATGGTGGGCTCGTCGATGTCGTCCTCGTCGTCATCATCTCCGGTCTCCGGCACATCGACCCGTGTCCTCGGATCCCTCACCCCGCCGGTCAGCTCCGTCGCCAGGTCCGACCCGGCCGTGAGTTCTGCGTCCAGCATCCGTTGCACCGTCCGCAACGACCACACCCCTTCCGGATCGGGGTTCTTCTCATCCAGGCGGGCCGCCATCCGGGCGCTCATCCGCCGCTCCGACGGTGTCAACCCTCGGCCCGCGCCCCAGTCCTCGAGCAACTGCGCGGCAACATCATCGACCTGCGAGGGGCGGCCCTGCCGGATCGCAATCTTCTTCGCATACTCCAACGCGTCCAAACTGAACGGGGTGTCGAACGCGTCCTTGTGCTCCCACTCCAGGGTGTGCCAGGTGTGATCCTCCGGGTCGTGGAAGTAGATCTTCGTCAGGTCGTCCGGGTTCACCACGAACGGCCACTCCGTGCCCGTGTCCCGGTGGATCGACCGGGCCCGGTTGCGGTACTTCGCCACCGAATCCCCCGTGTAGCGAAGATTGTGAATCTCCACCCCATAGTGGTTGAACTGACGCTTCACCACCGGCAGCAGCTCCAACAGCACATTCCGGTCCGTCGGCATCCGCAGCGAACCCGCGACAGCGAGCCCCTGGTCATACTTCTGCGCCGGACTCAACTTCACACCCGGGAGGCTGGGATCGGCGAGCGACTCATGCGGGCGGAGGTGATAGACCGTCGCGATCCACTCGCGGATGATCTGCTCCAACTGCGGAACCGTATACACCGCCTCACCCTCAACATCGTCCCCACGACCCGACACGTCCGCACCCTTGTAGCCGGGGAGCTCCTGCAGGAGAGAGTCGAGAGTGCGAAAGAAGCGCTCCACCGGGCTCTTGTCGGTGGGCTGGTAGATACGGGCTGGCTGGATTGATATGCCCAGTCGGGCGCACGCGGTGGTGACATGCTCGGAGAGGAAAGGGCGACCGTGGTCCACGACGATCGTCTCGGGCAAGATGCCGGCGCGTGTGAAACGGGCGACATCGGTTCGGGTGGGGTCGACGAGCACCGTGTCAGGCACGCCGTGATACGGGACACGAGCGGCGGTATCCCAACTGCCCGGTAGGTCGAACGGCAGCATCGCTTCGACGAGAACACCGGACACGTCGATGGACTTGGTCGATCCTGGCGTCAAGCGCAGCCCGAGAATGCACCGTGAGTAGAGATCGATCGCGACCGTGAGGTCCGCGCAGACCCACTTGCCCGTCACCGGAGCGACGGCGAACACATTCAGTGGGGTGGTGTCAAGAAGTACGAACTCACCGGGACGTGACGCGGTCAACCGTCCGTAGGGAGCGGCGGGCCGGTTCGCGATCGATCTCTTTGCCTTCGTGGAACCCGCGAAAGTGCCTCGTCCGCGGGTGAGCTCGTCCAAGCCCCGGTATGCGCTGGCGGTGGACGGGAATGTGACGACGTCGGGGCCGTGAAGTCTCTCGATGCGTGCGCGGATCCGGGCGAGGATGATCTTCTTCTGCACCTTGGACTGATCGTCCTGCTCATCGAGTATCGTTCGCGCGGCGTCAACCCACCGCGGGTCGAAGTTTGTCAGTGCCGCACCCGTCCGTGACATCCGGGTATCGATGAGACCCGCTTCCCCGGTGTCTCGATACCGGGAGACCCATCGCTCCAGGGTCCGTAGGCCTATGTCGAGCTCTTTGGCCTTGGCCTTCTGTCGCTCTCGGAGCGGCCGTTGCGGGTGGTACTCCAGTCGTGGCTCGCCCTCTCGGGCGACCTCACGACTGCCCGACCGGTATCCCGTGAGCACCTCACGGACGTGATCCGCCCGATGGTGAGCACCCGCCTGAGCGGACTGGGTTGCGTCCGACCAGACAAGCATCAAAGGTTGCGTCTGCTCGTCGTCGCCCACCCTGCCTGGCACGTGCACTCTGCCGCCTTCCGACTCCGGTTGCAGCACATCGATCATGCGGAGACGGCGAGTGCGCCCATCCGCGGTGCGGACGATGACGGCGCCATCACCGATCTCCGCGACCGTGCACATCTTTCCGTCGTAGGCAATCTGGGCCCCCGGGCTGACCTTCCAGGTGTTCTTCATCGGACGCGTTTCCCTTCTCGTTGATCTGCGGGTGTGTGGATCGTCGCGCTCGACACTCATGTCTCCAGGAGGCTGGTGATGTCGAGCACGCGGGTGAGGTCCGTGTGCAGGCGCCGCGTCCACATCAGGTGCAACACAACGGACCGAGCCAATCGCGGATCGGCAGTGATCGCCGTGACAGCTCGCACCGCTTCGCCGAATGTGACCGGAGTGGATAGCAACTCTGCTGCGCCATCGACTTCGGACTCGAGGAACTGGAAGCGCCGCCTATACCCGGCGAGGAACCGCACGTTCGCCAGCACGACAGGATCGGGCTCGGATTGCACCCGGTACTCCCAGCCGTGCCCCTCGATCACGCGCCGCGACCATCCCAGAGAATCGCGCACTTTCGGGCGTGACAACTTCTCAGCCGGCTTCACATCAACCACGCACCCCGACTCATCGGCGTGGACGAACAGGTAATCCGGGACGTGCTTGCGGCGCGTGCCGCGATCATCGCCGTCGAGCAGAAACGGCTGCGAGAGGATCCACACCACCCGCGGGTCGAAGTCGGCCAGCAGCAGGTTCACATACTCCAACCGCGACTCGTACCCCACCGGGGCCTCCATCGTCGCCGACCAGTACGAGCCGGAGAAGTGTCGCTGCTTGCGGTACCAACGAAACTCCCGCCACGGCACCGCGGTATCGAACTGACGAAGACGAACATCATTCAAGGCGATGACATCGACGTGATCGTCTGACCTGCGAATCTGAACCGTCGACGCCAGCCCGGTCACAGCCCCGACGCTCCCTGGTACGACAACGGAAACGAACCAGCCCCTGCGGTCCGGCGGTTTGTGAACATGTCGCCATCATGGGCGCCCACACACGCGTGCATCCATGCACGAAACCACCACGAATACGTAACACACGTCATACCGAGTTGCTCTTGCGAATCGGTCAATTACGTACTACGTGACGTACGTTCTAGTGAATGTCACATTCACTGTACTCTCGAAACGACCAGAATCAAGTTGTGTACGTCAGATAGACAACACCGGGAAGGAAGTCGCCTCGGAATCACCTCGCGCACGTGCCGGACGTCGGTGACGTATGCGAAACTCGGGGCATGACGATAGTGGAGCCGATCGCACCAGCGGAGTCGCGGCTGTTCTTCGGCAACAGCTACATGAACGCTGTCGTCATAGAGATCGCCGCCCTCGAAGGCGACACCTTCTCTCCCAAGCAGATCGTCGAAGCGACTGGACTGTTGGGGAGCATCGTCCACCCACTGATCCACAAGCTCCGCGACGCACACTTCCTTGAGTTCGTCGGACGCGTGCCCGGAGAGCGGACCCTGCTCTACCGGATCCGTGACAACTACTGGTGGGAAGCCGCGCGACGCTACGCCGCCGACCGGGAAGCCGCATCGGCCGAGCGCACGGCTTCCTAACTGCCTGGGGACTGCAGCGGAACGTAATAGGCATCCAGATCGATTGCTAGAGCTGTTCCCAGCCGGGAAAGTGCGCGATACAGACGCGTCGCGAACCAGATCAGTTCCTGTCCTCCTGGGGAGTACGCGACCCCGTCAGTCTGATCGAAGGCGCCTCCTCGGACAGCAATGCCGAGATCGAGCCCCGTGGGCTGAGGCTCGGTGATCGAGCCCACAGCTGCAGCACCGCGGATATCTCCCCAATCAAGATCCGTGCTGAGAAAGACACCCAGGATCGGCTTGGCTTCCGGATCCTGAGCTGGATACGTACCGCCTGCATGCCGGATCTCCGCTGAGGTGCGGTGAAGTCGGCGAACGCTGGCGACCTTGTCCCGGGCGTAGTCGAGGTTCTCCTTGTTCATTCTGGGCTTCACCTCACAAACGGCGTACAAGCTCTCGACCGGCACGAAGCGGACGTCGCCCTGCTCGAAAAAAAGGGGCGAGTACTGTCGATCGAAGATCGCAATGTCGATCTGTCCGCTCTGTTGCCCGAGGGAGTCGATTGCGAAGATTGGCCCGACCCCGTATCGCTGGGGAAGAAACTCCCGGAGCACGCTGACCCATTGCTCCTCGGTGGCGTCACCCTTGGTGCCGGGATGATCTGTGAACTGCGGCATGAGCCCCAGCCCTGTGAGCATGTGGTCCTGCTTCGCCGTATATGCCTTGGCAAGGTCGAACGGTTCGGACATGGGTGGTCTCGCTTTCAATGGACGCGGCTGGGAGATCGCCCGCGGGGATGGTGTCGAATGTTCGTGTTCGGACGCCACGCGCTTTGTGTAGGTCCACGACGTAGTTCTACCCGTCGCGCATAGCGGTCAGCAATGATGTGGGCAGCGGCCGGTACTGGTGAAACCTCAACTTCGATGTTGGACTTCAGTGGCTTCGCCGGGTGGCATCTGGTTCCGCGAGCCCTGATCGGTTGCTGTGAGTGCGAGCGCGGCACGGTGGAGTTCGATGCCGTCTGGCGATTGCGCGAGCACCCATACGCTCAGGTGCGGGCGGGGATTCGGTGACCCAATAAGCGCGATGAATCGATGGAAGCGAAGTTCCAAGTCGACGAGGTGGGAGATGTAGGTGTTGAGATCCAGCGGGCTGGGTTCTGGCGGACCGTTGGGATGGGTGTGCCATTCTCCGATCCATTGTGAGCGGTCGACCTTGTGGGCGCGGTCCGCGGCGAGTTGGGTGTATTCGAGGTCACGGAGGAAGTAGCCGGGTTGGTGGACGGCGTTCGGACCGGGTGCGGAGGCGGATGTAATGACGAGGGCGTTTTCGTGTCCGAAGAGTGCACCGCCGGTTTCGAGCGTGGGGTCGCTTCTCGCGATGATCGTTCTGATCGATGTGAGCGCACCCTGGGTGATACCGACGGTCCAGCTCACGGGTGGCGATGGCATGCGGGGCAGTCCGGGTAAGGGGGCGTCGCGGAGGACCAGTGCGGGTGGAGTGCTCGTCGCGCATCGAAGGGGGCGGCGTAGCCGGGTGATGGGCGGAGGGCGATGACGAGGTTGTCATCGGTGAGGGTCTGATCGACTTCACCGGCGTTTTGCAAGAGAGTCGCGACGGCGACTTTCGCTGCGATGCTCCCAACGAGGTGAAGG
Protein-coding sequences here:
- a CDS encoding metallophosphoesterase, translating into MSEYPWFDFDRVDYVTADTHFSHARISELADRPFTTVNEMNTELIRRWNETVAPTDVVLHLGDVALGPIEESITLTAQLNGHRYLVPGNHDRVSPATQSRKAIERFAPLYEAAGWTILPEVIEGTRHGYRILASHYPYKGDSQESDRHTSHRPRWDDGIPLLHGHTHARDHGPNGHQFHVGVDAHAYAPIPFTVIDEWVRGLPDVEPWLDVAVREARQLLANLDATETSNSDAMFYTMGYNELRVALEELLGALYSSHPDSPGNTAKA
- a CDS encoding TniQ family protein, translated to MTGKAATRSDEVRVLPFRVRPLPDEPFDSWLEKMAATYGATMNEMACALGLIEQEKGLAVSATAWMADKWATTLTEEQAARLEASTGIPADQFHEMTRMRFARHAIRYTRQGRISAQCPAAGTAGRYCPECLVDSGGRWRMSWQFPFGFACARHRRLLVDRCQTCDLPARHRAHPLALVPVPGRCHNPVRGPGRGPQANRCRADLTEDRTRTPVPQAVLDAQRAMMRIVSTGQAQFGIYADAPQPAVPVLEDIRLLSRTARDAIVGGHSIDASPLGRELIGLFEMSEDWTRAIRARPDSAVGAAVGTTLGHRALTNPAAIISLLQGRLAHSTSYTAHTPQLQTLIAAALGRRRRPTVFLQSAPPSGVSPEERARKVPAQLWGDWIAQYAPLRVDNEIAASALAAAVVFTGTRLTHSAALALLDPHAPSRQVTHVMRELGRSTHHVTTLHAVLRLAALLDTQDVPIDYARRRHLDYTDLLPESQWGQLCRDAGVSPGSGRRWELARAALYQELSGNPLRAMPTAWHTTRASPPAVARFVEELPPAVRAALDQIAAEFLVANGIQEPVTWTPEPTPQLPEVGPQIAPSWPPIRPARATATEAMPPDRLTQVYAAGASTYTIAADTRVSRQTVGRILADAGTRTRRGRPRTFDLDPRWLRDHYETKHWTIAQIAQLAGCSEMTINRHLHSAGIPVRPRGARINGSTSDAGRQRSDPPAPRGPSQAHGLRRSTPVEPSTNTRIPDTRRTSA
- a CDS encoding TniB family NTP-binding protein; its protein translation is MTTTQPQPQAGARQRSLSTYEGWNDFAERPARTRPDTLTLKRLAALSTQERVGYDLARRQWHANILLRTRQVQEIELQLGDILDSNLQDADRVKSAAAIDAPPALGKSTVVNNFGRVFHQQRIAEAGEWLDQDRDVRHLPVCHVTLTGRPTIKGLHMMILGFYAHPATAGILHRSMAGRDLARAAAECIERHDTRLVIVDDLHFLRMNTRDGVEVANQLKWLSNEYNATFLFAGVALRKRGLVGEGQTGEGAAMAQTFRRWTVLSLEPFTLAHKRGRDEWDRLLFGIDQALVLTDGRDGMLVDLSRYLFARTTGNIGSLMDLIRRGASRAIRTGRERIDRELLDDIRIDEGAETERRELEAKLERQLRSQRAGRRRKTQGGEVAAA
- a CDS encoding Mov34/MPN/PAD-1 family protein, producing the protein MSWTVGITQGALTSIRTIIARSDPTLETGGALFGHENALVITSASAPGPNAVHQPGYFLRDLEYTQLAADRAHKVDRSQWIGEWHTHPNGPPEPSPLDLNTYISHLVDLELRFHRFIALIGSPNPRPHLSVWVLAQSPDGIELHRAALALTATDQGSRNQMPPGEATEVQHRS
- a CDS encoding DDE-type integrase/transposase/recombinase encodes the protein MKNTWKVSPGAQIAYDGKMCTVAEIGDGAVIVRTADGRTRRLRMIDVLQPESEGGRVHVPGRVGDDEQTQPLMLVWSDATQSAQAGAHHRADHVREVLTGYRSGSREVAREGEPRLEYHPQRPLRERQKAKAKELDIGLRTLERWVSRYRDTGEAGLIDTRMSRTGAALTNFDPRWVDAARTILDEQDDQSKVQKKIILARIRARIERLHGPDVVTFPSTASAYRGLDELTRGRGTFAGSTKAKRSIANRPAAPYGRLTASRPGEFVLLDTTPLNVFAVAPVTGKWVCADLTVAIDLYSRCILGLRLTPGSTKSIDVSGVLVEAMLPFDLPGSWDTAARVPYHGVPDTVLVDPTRTDVARFTRAGILPETIVVDHGRPFLSEHVTTACARLGISIQPARIYQPTDKSPVERFFRTLDSLLQELPGYKGADVSGRGDDVEGEAVYTVPQLEQIIREWIATVYHLRPHESLADPSLPGVKLSPAQKYDQGLAVAGSLRMPTDRNVLLELLPVVKRQFNHYGVEIHNLRYTGDSVAKYRNRARSIHRDTGTEWPFVVNPDDLTKIYFHDPEDHTWHTLEWEHKDAFDTPFSLDALEYAKKIAIRQGRPSQVDDVAAQLLEDWGAGRGLTPSERRMSARMAARLDEKNPDPEGVWSLRTVQRMLDAELTAGSDLATELTGGVRDPRTRVDVPETGDDDDEDDIDEPTIRGDYRFEPMEMLR
- a CDS encoding TnsA-like heteromeric transposase endonuclease subunit: MTGLASTVQIRRSDDHVDVIALNDVRLRQFDTAVPWREFRWYRKQRHFSGSYWSATMEAPVGYESRLEYVNLLLADFDPRVVWILSQPFLLDGDDRGTRRKHVPDYLFVHADESGCVVDVKPAEKLSRPKVRDSLGWSRRVIEGHGWEYRVQSEPDPVVLANVRFLAGYRRRFQFLESEVDGAAELLSTPVTFGEAVRAVTAITADPRLARSVVLHLMWTRRLHTDLTRVLDITSLLET
- a CDS encoding DUF6602 domain-containing protein; this encodes MSEPFDLAKAYTAKQDHMLTGLGLMPQFTDHPGTKGDATEEQWVSVLREFLPQRYGVGPIFAIDSLGQQSGQIDIAIFDRQYSPLFFEQGDVRFVPVESLYAVCEVKPRMNKENLDYARDKVASVRRLHRTSAEIRHAGGTYPAQDPEAKPILGVFLSTDLDWGDIRGAAAVGSITEPQPTGLDLGIAVRGGAFDQTDGVAYSPGGQELIWFATRLYRALSRLGTALAIDLDAYYVPLQSPGS